The proteins below are encoded in one region of Sphaerodactylus townsendi isolate TG3544 linkage group LG06, MPM_Stown_v2.3, whole genome shotgun sequence:
- the TXN2 gene encoding thioredoxin, mitochondrial has protein sequence MAQKLLRPLRSVPLKHLSVPLWSPPSSLLSRVSAVPCHTCLCSSFPATAVPAATSRTFSTTQVFRNTFNVQDGDDFQDRVLKSQKPVVVDFHAQWCGPCKILGPRLEKMVAKQKGKVLMAKVDIDDHTDLALEYEVSAVPTVLALKNGSVVDKFVGIKDEDQLEAFLKKLIGP, from the exons ATGGCCCAGAAACTCCTCAGGCCACTACGGTCTGTCCCTCTCAAGCATCTCTCTGTGCCACTTTGGTCTCCGCCTTCGTCGCTCCTCTCCAGGGTGTCCGCTGTGCCATGCCATACCTGCTTGTGCAGTTCCTTTCCTGCTACTGCTGTACCTGCTGCAACTTCTAGGACATTTTCTACTACTCAGGTCTTCAGAAACACCTTTAATGTCCAGGATGGGGATGACTTCCAAGACAGAGTTTTGAAGAGTCAGAAGCCAGTGGTGGTAGACTTTCATGCGCA GTGGTGTGGCCCCTGCAAGATCCTAGGGCCCAGACTAGAAAAGATGGTGGCAAAGCAGAAGGGCAAAGTACTGATGGCAAAAGTGGACATTGACGACCACACAGATCTAGCCCTTGAATATGAG GTTTCGGCTGTGCCTACAGTCTTGGCTCTGAAGAATGGCAGTGTGGTGGATAAATTTGTGGGGATCAAGGATGAGGATCAGCTGGAAGCCTTCCTCAAGAAACTCATTGGGCCTTGA